The following proteins come from a genomic window of Drosophila sulfurigaster albostrigata strain 15112-1811.04 chromosome X, ASM2355843v2, whole genome shotgun sequence:
- the LOC133847433 gene encoding protein FAM136A translates to MDENTNLEEQRERIENALISAVDDIDREHLRKLQLTMHGCAKRCCADTNASAEAVQRCVDRCQLPLTRARCYVQQELAEFETQLEHCMRQCQVPNDDDAGGRSERCSVECVDKYVTLLPELLSTMRMALDKGL, encoded by the coding sequence ATGGATGAGAATACCAATTTGGAGGAGCAGCGGGAACGCATTGAGAACGCATTGATCAGTGCCGTTGATGACATCGATCGCGAGCATTTGCGCAAACTGCAGCTGACGATGCACGGCTGTGCGAAACGTTGTTGCGCCGACACGAATGCCAGCGCCGAGGCCGTGCAACGTTGCGTCGATCGCTGCCAGTTGCCGCTGACACGCGCTCGCTGCTATGTGCAACAGGAGCTGGCCGAATTTGAGACGCAGCTGGAGCATTGCATGCGTCAGTGCCAAGTGCCGAACGACGACGATGCAGGCGGAAGATCCGAGCGATGttcagtcgagtgtgtggACAAATATGTGACGCTTTTGCCGGAATTGTTGAGCACCATGCGAATGGCGCTTGACAAGGGATTGTAG